A single window of Metallosphaera hakonensis JCM 8857 = DSM 7519 DNA harbors:
- a CDS encoding type II secretion system F family protein: MAFKGLRRGNKGGPKSSGSSIGIMGNFYELGIVKSMAKSIERKLLLAGLSTDPQLFAAQIFFYLMVSSVFSVVLIFLGFYVLVKFYLLFRLAKFAVLSLILIMFGVIIPPVTYLLLNVNISQGIENRRIGIDAETAAFSAVFTIFLKSGLSPRLLFDRISKTIAFNYINQVILYVSKRINFLGENVEDALLHAVKISPSRILNDFFVSYVSAVRSGAPVLDAVSAKAKDILKQLELSAALAADKLSGVGETYVIWLASGYITFFLILLLQALFPSIVGSSIPLNAFGAILVLILPLVDGVFILLAEQSQLRFPEKKISSYKVFYISLGVGIVLMLVLLGITRQLIPFLTLTGNISNVTPVVIIMTIALLVASIPPAITTSRELKKGTGYDPYVVNLLRAISEGIRAGLSPEAIIKNIKDSQEMGKLSYILKRINAYISLGYPLRDAFLKGAEEILDFTSRISLVSMADMIDIGSLTPDSIESLAEQVETQIKIKREYESKVKILLYTPYIGVIISIIAVNLLSAAILGLITGNAYAFSTGALGAAKVLLPQAVYITAIASMLNAFFAGLLVGKLGRGKVATGFVHAAIMVVITAILMIIIVHVHFTFGPTQPPSG, translated from the coding sequence ATGGCATTTAAGGGGCTAAGACGAGGTAATAAGGGCGGTCCTAAGAGCTCAGGTTCATCCATTGGAATAATGGGCAACTTCTATGAACTTGGCATTGTCAAGTCTATGGCAAAGAGTATAGAGAGAAAATTGCTCTTAGCCGGTCTAAGTACCGATCCTCAATTGTTTGCAGCTCAAATTTTCTTCTATCTCATGGTTTCTTCTGTGTTCTCAGTGGTGCTTATCTTCCTAGGGTTTTACGTACTAGTGAAGTTTTATTTGCTCTTTAGGTTGGCCAAGTTTGCCGTACTTAGCTTAATCCTCATAATGTTTGGAGTGATAATTCCTCCCGTGACCTATCTCTTGCTTAACGTCAATATTTCACAAGGGATAGAGAACAGGAGAATAGGGATAGATGCTGAGACCGCTGCCTTTTCTGCTGTGTTTACGATATTTCTTAAGTCCGGTCTTAGCCCTAGACTTTTATTTGATCGTATATCAAAAACAATTGCGTTTAACTATATAAACCAAGTGATCCTGTACGTTTCTAAGAGAATAAATTTTCTTGGAGAGAACGTTGAGGATGCCCTGCTTCACGCGGTGAAGATCTCTCCTTCTAGGATTCTCAATGATTTCTTTGTGAGCTACGTTTCAGCTGTCAGGAGCGGAGCACCTGTGTTAGATGCTGTGTCTGCTAAGGCTAAAGATATTCTAAAGCAGCTTGAACTATCTGCAGCCCTAGCTGCTGACAAATTGTCTGGGGTCGGAGAAACCTATGTTATCTGGTTAGCTTCTGGCTATATTACGTTCTTTCTTATCCTTTTACTTCAAGCTCTCTTTCCAAGTATAGTGGGAAGTTCAATACCTCTGAACGCATTCGGCGCTATACTCGTCTTAATACTGCCTCTCGTAGATGGAGTTTTTATATTACTTGCTGAACAATCTCAACTTAGATTTCCAGAGAAGAAGATAAGCTCTTACAAAGTATTTTACATATCGCTTGGTGTCGGCATTGTGCTCATGTTGGTTTTACTTGGAATTACAAGGCAGCTAATTCCATTTTTGACATTAACTGGGAATATAAGTAATGTTACTCCAGTTGTTATCATTATGACTATAGCTCTCTTAGTTGCATCGATACCTCCCGCTATTACCACATCTAGGGAGCTTAAGAAAGGGACTGGATACGATCCCTATGTAGTAAATCTACTTAGAGCAATATCGGAGGGTATTAGGGCTGGTTTATCACCAGAGGCAATAATCAAAAACATTAAAGATAGCCAAGAGATGGGCAAATTATCATATATTTTAAAAAGGATAAATGCGTATATTTCTTTGGGATATCCCCTGAGGGACGCTTTCCTTAAGGGTGCAGAAGAGATTCTAGACTTCACCTCAAGGATATCCTTGGTATCAATGGCCGATATGATAGATATTGGAAGTCTGACTCCTGATAGCATTGAAAGTTTAGCTGAACAAGTTGAAACTCAAATCAAAATAAAAAGGGAGTATGAAAGCAAAGTCAAGATACTTTTGTACACTCCCTATATTGGGGTTATAATTTCCATAATCGCAGTGAATCTCTTGTCAGCTGCAATTTTAGGGTTAATCACTGGAAACGCGTACGCATTCTCTACAGGCGCATTAGGAGCTGCTAAGGTTCTTCTTCCTCAAGCTGTATATATTACAGCCATTGCCTCGATGTTGAATGCCTTTTTTGCAGGTTTACTCGTAGGAAAGCTCGGCAGGGGAAAAGTCGCGACAGGATTCGTTCATGCAGCCATAATGGTTGTCATAACAGCCATATTGATGATAATAATTGTTCATGTTCACTTCACTTTTGGTCCAACTCAACCGCCATCTGGCTGA
- a CDS encoding KH domain-containing protein encodes MFVSVQDEKLDLVKSLLPELSKIGGIEIIYNEKEKNFLVDPKNQNPYQALKVVSVIRAIGLGVPVSDAYKLLGEELIMDIIDLKQVSKDRGPLSRIKGRIIGEGGKTKKIIQEYTGVTVVISDHYVTLLGTYEQIPVARKALELLMKGREHSTVYRFLDRAEQQLLSYRASQSRGKLPIK; translated from the coding sequence ATGTTTGTAAGCGTTCAAGATGAGAAGTTAGATTTGGTTAAATCCCTTTTACCCGAGCTTTCCAAGATAGGGGGTATTGAGATAATCTATAACGAGAAAGAGAAAAATTTCCTAGTTGATCCAAAGAACCAGAACCCCTATCAAGCGTTAAAGGTAGTCTCAGTTATAAGAGCGATAGGTCTTGGGGTTCCTGTGTCGGACGCATATAAGCTTCTAGGGGAGGAGCTCATCATGGATATAATAGATCTAAAGCAGGTTTCAAAGGATCGAGGACCCCTTTCGAGAATAAAGGGAAGAATAATTGGTGAGGGCGGTAAAACTAAGAAAATCATCCAAGAATACACAGGGGTAACTGTTGTCATTTCAGACCACTACGTTACTTTACTGGGAACTTACGAGCAAATACCTGTTGCTAGGAAAGCCCTTGAGTTGCTGATGAAAGGTAGGGAACATTCCACCGTGTATAGATTTCTGGACAGAGCAGAACAACAACTTCTTAGCTACAGAGCTTCTCAGTCAAGGGGGAAGCTCCCCATTAAGTAA